Proteins encoded by one window of Salvia splendens isolate huo1 chromosome 5, SspV2, whole genome shotgun sequence:
- the LOC121801936 gene encoding nucleolin 2-like — translation MGKSSKKAAKVEAAAVVAAPTKPLKKGKREAEEAIEKKVVSAKKQKVEEKKVEAKIEKKVLKKKVESSSSEDDSSSEDEQPPKTKAPLAKNGSAKSDSEESSGLEEDVPKKAPAAAAKKKEESSDSSDDDSSSDEDVAPAKKPAAPVKKAAVPAAKKDESSSEEESSSDEDDAPAKKAPVTAPAAAKKKEESSDSEEDSSSDEDVASAKKAAPAPVKKAAAPAKKDESSSEEESSSDEEDAPAKKAPAATPAAAPKKKEESSDESDSDESSDEEEAPKAASLKRPIADAKKAKEESSDDDSDESSEESDDEPQKKKIKGQAKKSASSEESSEEDESSEEEDEKPAKTPKKTSGDVQMMDVDNTPKTPATPNVQSGGSKTLFVGNLSFSVEQADVENFFKSAGEVVDVRFAMGQDNSFRGFGHVEFATAEAAAKALELNGQELLGREVRLDLAKERGAATPFSGGRDSQSFQRGGGAQGQTAFVRGFNKFDSEDQIRSALEEHFSDCGEITRVSIPKDQEGGVKGIAYLDFKEGDGFNKALELSGSQLGDSTLYVDEAKPRDNNASGGGRGGGRGFGRSGGRDSGGRFGGGGRRGGGRGGRDSGGRFGGGGRGRGFGNKPSFTPSGKKTTFSDE, via the exons ATGGGTAAATCAAGCAAGAAGGCCGCTAAG GTCGAAGCAGCTGCTGTCGTCGCTGCTCCCACCAAGCCTTTGAAGAAAG GCAAGAGAGAGGCAGAGGAAGCTATTGAGAAGAAAGTGGTGAGTGCTAAGAAACAGAAGGTGGAAGAAAAGAAGGTTGAGGCCAAAATTGAAAAGAAGGTCCTTAAGAAGAAGGTcgagtcttcttcttctgaagaTGACTCTTCTTCTGAAGATGAGCAACCTCCCAAG ACTAAGGCACCACTTGCCAAGAATGGGTCTGCTAAGTCAGACTCAGAGGAAAGCAGTGGTTTAGAGGAAGATGTTCCTAAGAAGGCCCCTGCTGCTGCTGCCAAGAAGAAAGAGGAGTCCTCTGATTCTTCTGACGATGATAGTAGCTCTGATGAGGATGTTGCCCCAGCCAAGAAACCTGCAGCCCCAGTTAAGAAGGCAGCTGTACCTGCAGCAAAGAAAGATGAGTCATCATCCGAAGAAGAGTCCAGTTCTGATGAGGATGATGCTCCAGCCAAGAAAGCTCCTGTGACCGCCCCTGCTGCAGCCAAGAAGAAAGAGGAATCCTCTGATTCTGAGGAAGATAGCAGTTCTGATGAGGATGTTGCCTCAGCCAAGAAAGCAGCTCCAGCTCCGGTTAAGAAGGCAGCCGCCCCTGCCAAGAAAGATGAATCTTCGTCTGAGGAAGAGTCCAGTTCTGATGAGGAGGATGCTCCGGCCAAGAAAGCTCCTGCTGCCACCCCTGCTGCAGCTCCCAAGAAGAAAGAGGAGTCCAGTGATGAATCTGATTCAGACGAAAGCTCTGATGAGGAA GAAGCACCCAAGGCTGCTTCATTGAAGAGACCCATTGCAGATGCTAAAAAG GCCAAGGAGGAAAGTTCTGATGATGATAGTGATGAGAGTTCTGAAGAAAGTGATGATGAACCTCAGAAAAAGAAGATTAAAGGCCAA GCAAAGAAGAGTGCCAGTTCCGAAGAGTCCTCTGAGGAAGATGAGTCTtcagaggaagaagatgaaaaacCTGCTAAGACTCCCAAGAAAACA AGTGGAGATGTTCAAATGATGGATGTTGACAATACT CCCAAGACACCTGCCACACCCAATGTGCAATCTGGAGGTTCAAAAACTCTATTTGTTGGAAACTTATCCTTCTCTGTTGAGCAAGCTGATGT TGAGAACTTCTTCAAATCTGCTGGGGAAGTTGTAGATGTCCGTTTTGCTATGGGTCAAGATAATTCATTCAGGGGCTTTGGTCATGTTGAGTTTGCTACCGCTGAAGCAGCGGCAAAG GCATTGGAATTGAATGGTCAAGAGTTGTTGGGTCGTGAAGTGAGACTTGACCTTGCTAAAGAAAGGGGTGCTGCCACTCCGTTCAGCGG TGGCCGGGATTCACAATCCTTCCAGAGGGGAGGAGGAGCTCAGGGACAAACAGCATTTGTTCGCGGATTTAACAAATTTGACAGTGAAGACCAG ATTAGGAGCGCCCTGGAGGAGCATTTCAGCGACTGTGGCGAAATCACCCGAGTTTCTATCCCCAAAGATCAGGAGGGTGGTGTTAAAGG TATTGCTTACCTTGATTTCAAGGAAGGAGATGGCTTCAACAAAGCTTTGGAGCTAAGTGGATCCCAACTCGGAGACAGCACCTTGTATGTTGATGAGGCCAAGCCAAGGGATAATAATGCTTCTGGTGGCGGCAGAGGGGGTGGTAGAGGCTTTGGAAGAAGTGGCGGTCGGGACTCTGGTGGCCGATTCGGAGGTGGCGGGCGCCGTGGTGGTGGCCGTGGCGGTCGGGACTCTGGTGGTCGTTTTGGTGGCGGTGGCAGAGGACGTGGATTCGGCAACAAACCCAGCTTTACTCCATCTG GAAAGAAAACCACATTCAGCGATGAGTAG
- the LOC121802221 gene encoding tricalbin-3-like isoform X1 produces MVLHSSATHTSPLRCDFSQRKTLYLPQLPLLGLCPCTCASYSHIFQGRRGVGARNVGWAMFQAQSRINGGKNIVLKRFSDEGELNSQSTSDSSIKASNCYSTSFGEDPIVNKLRSQLGVTHSIPYPPINRSIIGLLGFFFFVGVVFEKVWAWRRAEARSGGSKLGSQQKVSLFLEKELQRKESVEWVNMVLGKLWKVYRGGIENWIIGLLQPVIDNLKKPDYVQRVEIKQFSLGDEPLSVRSVERRTSRRANDLQYQIGLRYTGGARMLLLLSLNFGILPIAVPVGVRDFDIDGELWVKLRLIPTEPWVGAVSWAFVSLPKIKFKLSPFRLFNLMAIPVLSMFLTKLLTEDLPKLFVRPKKIVIDFQKGKAVGPVPMDSKSGETQEGNSNFAGELSVTLLDARKLNYVFYGRTDPFVILRLGDQVVRSKKNSQTTVIGPPGEPIWNQDFYMLVSNPKKNKLSIEVRDSLGFTDLTVGTAEIDLGSLKDTVPADRIVVLRGGWTPFGNGSTGEILLRLTYKAYVEDEEDERSNKVLANTEASQNDLSDSDEPDFTIPKRAEEYVVATDTESFMNDLAALLVSEKFQGIVASDTTNNRSPDDRANNGASEPNDGANNGASEPNNTASVSGQQTPANDSGGSQGSTLFWLAIVTSITVLVALNDDSSGLFNP; encoded by the exons ATGGTTTTGCATTCTTCGGCCACACACACTTCACCTCTTCGGTGCGATTTCTCACAGAGGAAAACCCTATATCTCCCCCAATTACCTCTCCTAGGTCTTTGTCCTTGCACTTGCGCTTCATATTCTCACATTTTTCAGGGGAGGAGAGGCGTAGGCGCTAGAAATGTAGGATGGGCTATGTTCCAAGCTCAATCGCGCATCAATGGCGGAAAAAACATTGTATTGAAGCGGTTTTCCGATGAGGGTGAATTAAACAGTCAATCTACATCTGATTCGAGCATTAAAGCTAGTAATTGTTACAGCACAAGTTTTGGGGAGGATCCTATTGTGAATAAGCTGAGGAGTCAGCTCGGGGTCACCCATTCTATTCCATATCCGCCCATAAATCGCAGTATTATCGGCCTACTTGGTTTCTTCTTTTTTGTTGGTGTTGTATTCGAAAAGGTATGGGCGTGGAGGAGGGCAGAAGCGAGGAGTGGAGGCAGTAAACTCGGGAGTCAGCAGAAGGTGTCGTTGTTCCTCGAGAAGGAATTGCAGAGGAAAGAGTCGGTGGAATGGGTGAATATGGTGTTGGGGAAGCTGTGGAAGGTGTATAGAGGTGGGATTGAGAATTGGATAATTGGATTGCTGCAGCCTGTCATTGACAATCTGAAGAAGCCGGATTATGTGCAGAGGGTGGAGATCAAGCAGTTCTCTTTGGGTGATGAGCCACTGTCTGTTAGGAGCGTCGAGCGCAGAACCTCGCGCCGTGCTAATGACTTGCA ATACCAGATAGGCCTCCGGTACACTGGTGGTGCGCGTATGCTTCTACTTTTGTCACTTAACTTTGGTATCCTTCCCATTGCTGTGCCTGTCGGTGTGCGAGACTTTGACATTGACGGGGAACTATGGGTTAAACTGCGACTTATACCAACAGAGCCATGGGTGGGAGCTGTATCGTGGGCTTTTGTCTCTCTTCCAAAGATAAAGTTTAAGTTATCACCATTTCGCTTGTTTAATTTAATGG CAATTCCCGTACTTTCAAT GTTTTTGACAAAACTTCTCACGGAGGACTTACCAAAGCTATTTGTGCGTCCCAAAAAGATAGTTATTGATTTTCAGAAGGGAAAGGCTGTTGGACCTGTTCCCATGGACTCCAAATCTGGAGAAACTCAAGAGGGAAACAGTAACTTTGCAGGAGAATTGTCCGTGACACTTCTGGATGCTCGGAAACTTAATTATGTATTCTATG GAAGAACAGATCCATTTGTTATTTTAAGATTGGGAGATCAAGTTGTACGTAGTAAAAAAAACAGCCAAACTACAGTTATCGGGCCTCCTGGCGAGCCAATCTGGAATCAA GATTTTTATATGTTAGTTTCCAACCCTAAGAAGAATAAATTGTCAATCGAAGTAAGGGATTCTCTTGGATTCACAGACCTAACTGTAGGTACTGCAGAG ATTGATCTTGGATCTCTGAAAGATACAGTTCCTGCAGACAGGATAGTTGTACTTCGAGGAGGTTGGACTCCATTTGGAAATGGATCGACTGGAGAAATTCTGCTGCGTTTGACATACAAAGCATATGTTgaggatgaagaagatgaaaggTCCAACAAAGTACTCGCAAATACAGAGGCATCCCAGAACGACTTGTCTGATTCTGATGAACCTGATTTCACAATCCCTAAACGTGCGGAGGAATACGTAGTTGCAACAGATACCGAGTCTTTCATGAATGATCTAGCAGCACTGTTAGTAAGTGAGAAGTTCCAAGGTATAGTAGCCTCAGACACCACGAATAACAGGTCTCCAGATGACAGAGCCAACAATGGTGCATCTGAACCAAATGATGGAGCCAACAACGGTGCTTCTGAACCAAACAACACCGCTTCTGTGTCTGGACAGCAAACTCCAGCTAATGATTCTGGTGGTTCTCAAG GATCAACTTTATTTTGGCTTGCCATTGTTACAAGTATCACTGTCCTTGTAGCGTTGAACGATGACTCCTCGGGTTTGTTCAATCCTTGA
- the LOC121801937 gene encoding uncharacterized protein LOC121801937 isoform X2 encodes MAAAVLTSSIMRIKASSSAFSKSRRVRRPQNVDGDLFVDNTCIDCDTCRWMAPDGMSAVLQQPTCHEERTRALQALLSCPTNSIHTEQPPRDILAVHKTFPNPINEDKIQGVYHCGYHSEKSYGATSYFVQRPEGNILIDSPRYTERLASNIKKMGGVRFMFLTHKDDVADHDKWSKELGCSRIIHSEEVCDSTADVEIKLEGNGPWTLGSDITLIHTPGHTKGSVCLLDKTRRILFTGDHLLMDEFGWSILDQYNWFSVTEQLKSVQKLVELDFEWILPGHGRRASFKNAQEKDTSLKAFLAARGFQG; translated from the exons atggcggcggcggtgctgACGTCTTCGATTATGCGTATCAAAGCTTCGTCCAGCGCTTTCTCCAAGAGTAGGAGAGTTCGACGTCCCCAAAATGTCGACGGAGACTTGTTCGTCG ATAATACATGCATAGATTGTGACACCTGTCGTTGGATGGCTCCG GATGGCATGTCTGCAGTGCTTCAACAGCCAACATGCCATGAAGAGAGAACCAGAGCTCTTCAG GCATTACTTTCTTGTCCGACAAACTCGATCCACACAGAACAGCCCCCTCGTGATATTTTAGCAGTTCATAAAACGTTCCCAAATCCAATTAATGAGGACAAAATTCAG GGAGTGTACCACTGTGGTTACCACTCTGAAAAATCATATGGAGCAACATCCTATTTTGTGCAACGACCCGAAGGGAATATATTAATAGACAG CCCTAGATACACGGAGAGACTCGCCAGCAATATCAAGAAGATGGGTGGAGTTCGCTTCATGTTTCTCACCCACAA GGATGATGTTGCAGATCATGATAAGTGGTCAAAGGAGCTGGGTTGTTCGAGGATTATTCATTCGGAAGAA GTATGTGATTCGACAGCTGATGTGGAGATCAAGCTAGAGGGAAATGGCCCGTGGACCCTTGGCAGCGACATCACACTTATACACACCCCAGGACACACAAAA GGTTCCGTCTGCTTACTCGACAAAACTAGGAGGATCCTCTTTACCGGTGATCATCTTCTGATGGATGAATTTGGATGGAGCATACTAGACCAATACAATTGGTTTTCAG TTACTGAACAATTGAAGAGTGTCCAGAAGCTGGTTGAGCTGGATTTTGAATGGATACTACCTG GACATGGGAGGAGAGCATCATTTAAAAATGCCCAGGAAAAAGACACGTCGTTGAAAGCTTTCTTGGCCGCCAGAGGATTTCAGGGTTAG
- the LOC121802221 gene encoding calcium-dependent lipid-binding protein-like isoform X2, producing MFQAQSRINGGKNIVLKRFSDEGELNSQSTSDSSIKASNCYSTSFGEDPIVNKLRSQLGVTHSIPYPPINRSIIGLLGFFFFVGVVFEKVWAWRRAEARSGGSKLGSQQKVSLFLEKELQRKESVEWVNMVLGKLWKVYRGGIENWIIGLLQPVIDNLKKPDYVQRVEIKQFSLGDEPLSVRSVERRTSRRANDLQYQIGLRYTGGARMLLLLSLNFGILPIAVPVGVRDFDIDGELWVKLRLIPTEPWVGAVSWAFVSLPKIKFKLSPFRLFNLMAIPVLSMFLTKLLTEDLPKLFVRPKKIVIDFQKGKAVGPVPMDSKSGETQEGNSNFAGELSVTLLDARKLNYVFYGRTDPFVILRLGDQVVRSKKNSQTTVIGPPGEPIWNQDFYMLVSNPKKNKLSIEVRDSLGFTDLTVGTAEIDLGSLKDTVPADRIVVLRGGWTPFGNGSTGEILLRLTYKAYVEDEEDERSNKVLANTEASQNDLSDSDEPDFTIPKRAEEYVVATDTESFMNDLAALLVSEKFQGIVASDTTNNRSPDDRANNGASEPNDGANNGASEPNNTASVSGQQTPANDSGGSQGSTLFWLAIVTSITVLVALNDDSSGLFNP from the exons ATGTTCCAAGCTCAATCGCGCATCAATGGCGGAAAAAACATTGTATTGAAGCGGTTTTCCGATGAGGGTGAATTAAACAGTCAATCTACATCTGATTCGAGCATTAAAGCTAGTAATTGTTACAGCACAAGTTTTGGGGAGGATCCTATTGTGAATAAGCTGAGGAGTCAGCTCGGGGTCACCCATTCTATTCCATATCCGCCCATAAATCGCAGTATTATCGGCCTACTTGGTTTCTTCTTTTTTGTTGGTGTTGTATTCGAAAAGGTATGGGCGTGGAGGAGGGCAGAAGCGAGGAGTGGAGGCAGTAAACTCGGGAGTCAGCAGAAGGTGTCGTTGTTCCTCGAGAAGGAATTGCAGAGGAAAGAGTCGGTGGAATGGGTGAATATGGTGTTGGGGAAGCTGTGGAAGGTGTATAGAGGTGGGATTGAGAATTGGATAATTGGATTGCTGCAGCCTGTCATTGACAATCTGAAGAAGCCGGATTATGTGCAGAGGGTGGAGATCAAGCAGTTCTCTTTGGGTGATGAGCCACTGTCTGTTAGGAGCGTCGAGCGCAGAACCTCGCGCCGTGCTAATGACTTGCA ATACCAGATAGGCCTCCGGTACACTGGTGGTGCGCGTATGCTTCTACTTTTGTCACTTAACTTTGGTATCCTTCCCATTGCTGTGCCTGTCGGTGTGCGAGACTTTGACATTGACGGGGAACTATGGGTTAAACTGCGACTTATACCAACAGAGCCATGGGTGGGAGCTGTATCGTGGGCTTTTGTCTCTCTTCCAAAGATAAAGTTTAAGTTATCACCATTTCGCTTGTTTAATTTAATGG CAATTCCCGTACTTTCAAT GTTTTTGACAAAACTTCTCACGGAGGACTTACCAAAGCTATTTGTGCGTCCCAAAAAGATAGTTATTGATTTTCAGAAGGGAAAGGCTGTTGGACCTGTTCCCATGGACTCCAAATCTGGAGAAACTCAAGAGGGAAACAGTAACTTTGCAGGAGAATTGTCCGTGACACTTCTGGATGCTCGGAAACTTAATTATGTATTCTATG GAAGAACAGATCCATTTGTTATTTTAAGATTGGGAGATCAAGTTGTACGTAGTAAAAAAAACAGCCAAACTACAGTTATCGGGCCTCCTGGCGAGCCAATCTGGAATCAA GATTTTTATATGTTAGTTTCCAACCCTAAGAAGAATAAATTGTCAATCGAAGTAAGGGATTCTCTTGGATTCACAGACCTAACTGTAGGTACTGCAGAG ATTGATCTTGGATCTCTGAAAGATACAGTTCCTGCAGACAGGATAGTTGTACTTCGAGGAGGTTGGACTCCATTTGGAAATGGATCGACTGGAGAAATTCTGCTGCGTTTGACATACAAAGCATATGTTgaggatgaagaagatgaaaggTCCAACAAAGTACTCGCAAATACAGAGGCATCCCAGAACGACTTGTCTGATTCTGATGAACCTGATTTCACAATCCCTAAACGTGCGGAGGAATACGTAGTTGCAACAGATACCGAGTCTTTCATGAATGATCTAGCAGCACTGTTAGTAAGTGAGAAGTTCCAAGGTATAGTAGCCTCAGACACCACGAATAACAGGTCTCCAGATGACAGAGCCAACAATGGTGCATCTGAACCAAATGATGGAGCCAACAACGGTGCTTCTGAACCAAACAACACCGCTTCTGTGTCTGGACAGCAAACTCCAGCTAATGATTCTGGTGGTTCTCAAG GATCAACTTTATTTTGGCTTGCCATTGTTACAAGTATCACTGTCCTTGTAGCGTTGAACGATGACTCCTCGGGTTTGTTCAATCCTTGA
- the LOC121801937 gene encoding uncharacterized protein LOC121801937 isoform X1 — protein sequence MAAAVLTSSIMRIKASSSAFSKSRRVRRPQNVDGDLFVDNTCIDCDTCRWMAPEIFKRQDGMSAVLQQPTCHEERTRALQALLSCPTNSIHTEQPPRDILAVHKTFPNPINEDKIQGVYHCGYHSEKSYGATSYFVQRPEGNILIDSPRYTERLASNIKKMGGVRFMFLTHKDDVADHDKWSKELGCSRIIHSEEVCDSTADVEIKLEGNGPWTLGSDITLIHTPGHTKGSVCLLDKTRRILFTGDHLLMDEFGWSILDQYNWFSVTEQLKSVQKLVELDFEWILPGHGRRASFKNAQEKDTSLKAFLAARGFQG from the exons atggcggcggcggtgctgACGTCTTCGATTATGCGTATCAAAGCTTCGTCCAGCGCTTTCTCCAAGAGTAGGAGAGTTCGACGTCCCCAAAATGTCGACGGAGACTTGTTCGTCG ATAATACATGCATAGATTGTGACACCTGTCGTTGGATGGCTCCG GAGATATTCAAACGACAGGATGGCATGTCTGCAGTGCTTCAACAGCCAACATGCCATGAAGAGAGAACCAGAGCTCTTCAG GCATTACTTTCTTGTCCGACAAACTCGATCCACACAGAACAGCCCCCTCGTGATATTTTAGCAGTTCATAAAACGTTCCCAAATCCAATTAATGAGGACAAAATTCAG GGAGTGTACCACTGTGGTTACCACTCTGAAAAATCATATGGAGCAACATCCTATTTTGTGCAACGACCCGAAGGGAATATATTAATAGACAG CCCTAGATACACGGAGAGACTCGCCAGCAATATCAAGAAGATGGGTGGAGTTCGCTTCATGTTTCTCACCCACAA GGATGATGTTGCAGATCATGATAAGTGGTCAAAGGAGCTGGGTTGTTCGAGGATTATTCATTCGGAAGAA GTATGTGATTCGACAGCTGATGTGGAGATCAAGCTAGAGGGAAATGGCCCGTGGACCCTTGGCAGCGACATCACACTTATACACACCCCAGGACACACAAAA GGTTCCGTCTGCTTACTCGACAAAACTAGGAGGATCCTCTTTACCGGTGATCATCTTCTGATGGATGAATTTGGATGGAGCATACTAGACCAATACAATTGGTTTTCAG TTACTGAACAATTGAAGAGTGTCCAGAAGCTGGTTGAGCTGGATTTTGAATGGATACTACCTG GACATGGGAGGAGAGCATCATTTAAAAATGCCCAGGAAAAAGACACGTCGTTGAAAGCTTTCTTGGCCGCCAGAGGATTTCAGGGTTAG